The stretch of DNA TGAAACTCTTCATAATTGGATGTTTCAATCCGTTTACCATCAATTTCATGATCATGGAATACGATTAAAACATCATCTTTGGTCAAATGAATATCCAATTCGCTTCCATAAAATTGATGTTGTCCTGCTAATCTCAGTGCCATGATGGAGTTTTGGGCACTCCCTTCCGATTTCCAAAAACCGCGGTGCGCAATAATTTGTGTGGATTGTGCTTGTGCCATCATAGAGGATAAAACAATAAAGCTTGAAGTGATGAATTTCTTGAACATGGAACATTTATTTTCTTGGACAAATGTACTTGGAAAATGAGATGAAAAATCACTCTTCAAGAGATACAACAATTATTTAAACTAGCGTTAACGATAATTTAAAATACCTTTCATTTCCTTTCTACAACTTTGTTCCATCTAAAAAAAAACAACACATGAAAAGACAACTGATTACCTGTACATTTTTATTGTCTGGTTGGTTTCTACATGCCCAAAATGTAGCGAGAGGAATAATTTACGAAGACCATAATCGTAACGGAATATTCGATCAAAATGAAAAGCGATTACCTCATATATTGGTGAGTAATGGAATTGATATCGTACCATCCAATGACCAAGGAGAATATGAAATTCCAGTAACCGATGAAACCATTTTATTTGTTATCAAACCTTCAAATTATCAATTTGCTGTATTAAAAAATCAATTGCCTCAATCGTATTATATCCACAAGCCTAAAGGTTCACCAGCATTAAAATATGGAGGATCTAAACCTACAGGACCTTTACCGAAATCCATAGATTTTGGTTTGGTACCTACTACAGAAGGAAATGAGTTTTCTGCTTTGGTATTCGGAGACCCACAAGCATACACGATGGAGGAAGTGGAGTATTTTTCAAAAGGAATTGTACAAGAATTGAAAGGTGTAAAAAACATGCAATTTGGAATTTCTTTGGGAGATTTGGTTGGAGACGATTTGGTTTTGCATCAACCTTATATCAAAGCTGTAAAAGAAATTGGTATTCCTTGGTACAATGTGATAGGGAATCATGATATGGATTATGATGCTTCAGAAGATCGTTATGCTGATGATACATTTGAAAATAATTTTGGACCAGCGAATTATTCTTTTAATGTCGGAAAGGCACATTTTATTGTATTGGATAATATTTTGTATCCTGATCCTCGCGATAACAAAGGGTATTGGGGAGGATTTCGAGAAGATCAATTAAAATTTATAGCAAACGATTTAAAATATGTATCTAAAGATCAACTCATCGTTTTAGCATTTCATATTCCCTTAAAACATCATCATGAAGATGCATTTAAAAATGAATCCCGTCAACGATTGTTTGATTTATTAAAAGATTTTCCACATACGGTATCCTTGTCAGCACATACACATTTGCAACAACAATTGTATTATGGGAAAGAAGAAGGATGGCATCAAGAAAAGCCTCATCATGAATACAATGTAGGGACGACTTCAGGCGATTGGTATTCGGGTGAGAAGGATTCGAATGGTGTTCCAGTATCTACGATGCGTGATGGTACACCAAAAGGATATGCGATTTTAAAGGTCAAAGGAAATCGCTATTCGTTTGATTACAAAGTAGCGAATCAACCCCAAGCGTATCAAATGAATATTTATCACACCCAACGTATTCCACAAGGTTCGAAAAGTAAAGCCATGTTAATGGTTAATTTCTTTATGGGAAGAGCGGGAGATGTTGTCGAATATCAGTTGAATGGAGGAGAATGGAAAAAGATGAATTATTCGCCTGCTGTGGATTACCATTATTTGAAAACCATCATGAATTTTGATGAAGATGCTCTCCAATTTCAAGGTAAACGACCTTCGGATGCTGTGACTTCCACGCATATGTGGTCGGTCCGATTACCTTCTAAAATTAGTGGTAAGCATCATATTCGAGTGCGTGCGACCGATCAATACGGAAATGTCCATTATGGGACCGCCGAATACGAAGTGGTGAAATAATCCCTTTTTTCGTCGTTTGTTTGATGAGTCTTAAGTGTTCTTAAGGCTCATTATTGTTTTAATAACATGAAGAAAACGTTAATTCCTTCAGCCTATTTCTTAGGATTTAACCATTTCTTTAAAAACGCTTAAAATTCGCTTAATCTCCTTCAGGTGTAAGACCAATAGCTTTGTGACAACTTAACAATTCACAGACAAAGCAACTTATTAAGTACTCTACGTATGAAAAAAAGACACCTTCCAATGGTTATCGCTTGTAGTTTAATGACCATGTCCACCGTACAAGCTTATACCAATCATTCCATCACTTATGAAACCTTAGACCTAAATGAGCAAGGACCTATAAAAGGTCGAATTACAGACGCTGACGGTTTGGGCGTCGCGGATGCCGAGATAACGATTTTAGGAACGGATTATGTCACCTATACGGATCCGGAAGGATTTTTTGATTTTGGGATTCATGTCTCGGATGCTAAAATTCTCGTGACTTCGTTGGAACATGATGCTGTCGAAATACAAGTACCAGCCAATGGAAGAATAGAGATTCAATTGAAATCTCCAGAAGTTAACCAACTATCAGAAGTAGTGGTTACTGCCTTAGGGATTAAACGAGAAGAGCGAAAATTAGGATTCTCTCAACAAACCATTGGATCAGATGAATTGGCGACAGCAGAAGCTCAGAACTGGTCATCTGGTTTAAAAGGAAAAGTAGCGGGTTTACAAATTACATCAGCTTCTTCTGGGCTAATCAACTCACAAGGAATTAAATTAAGAGGAAATAATTCCCTTGATCAAAATAAAAACTATGCTTTAATTGTGATTGATGGTGTGCCGATGAGTACAGAAATGACTTCTTCGGGCAATAATACGGCTTATATGGGGAACGATTCTCCCGTTGATTTTGGAAATGCCTTATCCGAAATCAATCAGAATGACATCGAAAGTGTAACGGTACTGAAAGGACCAGCTGCTGCGGCATTATATGGTTCACGAGCAGCCAATGGTGCATTAATCATTACCACCAAATCTGGGAACAGTAAAAATCGTTTAGGGGTAGAAATCAAATCCACGACTTCCATCGATGTGGTCAATCATTGGCCCGATTACCAATACGAATATGGACAAGGAACAGGGAAGCAATTCGATGCCCATGGAAACCCATATTACTCCTATGGTGCTACAGAAGATGGACCCAATACTTCAGGCACATCTTCTGCATTTGGCCTTCGTTTCGGCTACCAACTTTACTATCAATATGATCCCGCACGGGAAGGACGCGGATTAGAACGAACGCCTTGGATTCCTTATAAAAATACACATCGCGGCTTTTGGAATACAGGATTTACACATCATCATTCGGTAACCTTATCAGGAGGCGGACCACAAGGAAGCTTTAGGGCATCTCTTGGTCATTTGAAAAATACATGGATTATGCCCAATACAGGATACGAGAATTATACGGCATCCTTGAATGGAAATTATAAATTATCTGACCATATTACCGTTTCATCCGTTGTTAATTATACCCGAAAAACATCCGACAATTTACCGAGTACAGGATATAACAATGGATCGATCGCCTATTTTATGATTATGCATTCGCCGAATATCAGTTTGGATTGGTATAAGCCACGATGGAAACAAGGATTTGATGGTGTACAAATGATTCGGCCATTCAGTTCTTATATCGATAATCCCTATGTTATCGCTTATGAGGCTGTGAACCCAATGCGCAGTTCGCAAATTGTAGGTCATGTAAAGGCTGATTTTAAATTATCCAATAAGTTCAATTTTATGTTGAGAGGTGCCTTAAATACCTTTACCCAATTCCGTGAACAAAAACGTCCATTTGATCTGAATCGGTCTCCACAAGGAAGTTACAGACGCCAAGATATTACAAAAATGGAATCCAATATCGATTTCTTATTGAACTATTCGGATCGATTCGGAGATTTTACCCTAGATGCAAATTTCGGGGGGAATCGCTTAAATTATGAATATACGAGCATGACGGTCATTGCAGATCAATTGAGTGCTCCTGGGATTTATAAATTGACCAATTCTCTAACGCCTGTGCGATCAGTGGCAGGAGATTCGAATAAAAAAGTGAACTCCTTATATGGAATGGTATCTTTCGGATGGAAGAATCAAATTTTCGTTGACATTACCGGTCGTAATGATTGGTCTTCGACGTTGCCGGCAGGGAATAATTCATTCTTTTACCCTTCGGTAACCACCAGTTTTATTTTATCCGATCTCTTGAAGATAAAGGGGCCATTCGATTACATTAAATATCGTGCAGCATTTGCTCAAGTTGGTAATGATACGGATCCATATCGTACGAATAAATATTACGATAATTCAGTTTTTCCATCGTCGAATGAAGTCGCGAATACATTATATAATTTAAATCTGAAACCAGAAATGGTCACATCTTGGGAAACAGGAATTGAATTCCAAATGTTCAAAAAACGTTTAGGATTAGATTTTACGGTGTATCAACAAAATACAGACCATCAAATTCTACGGGTACCTATTGATCCTACTTCGGGATACAATTACCGTTACATCAATGGAGGAGAAGTTCAAAACCGAGGAATAGAAATCGCTGCAAATCTAACACCGATCAAATCTGGTGATTTTAAATGGGACGTGAATTGGACCTGGTCTACCAATGAGAATAAAGTGATTTCATTAGCCGATGGAGTAGAAGGAAATCAACAGATCATTGCTACAGCTGGAACTGTCTCTATGATTGCCGTACCTGGACAATCGTCAACCGCATTATATGGGTATACTTTTGTCCGTAACGAACAAGGTCAAATTATATATGATCCCCATACAGGATTGCCCGTACGACCAACAGAAATTGAATATGTGGGAGATGCAACACCTGATTGGAGAGCGGGATTAACGAATACGTTTCGATATAAAAATTTACGTTTCAGTTTTACGTTCGATGGTCAATATGGTGGAATTGTTTATTCTCAATCGTATCATAAGTTGATGGAACAAGGGAAATTGAAAGATTCATTGCCAGGTCGAGAGGATGGATTTATTGTAGGGGACGGCGTTATTCAGCATGCGGATGGTACTTATTCACCAAATACGAAGGAAGTGGATTTAGCCACTTATTATGGGGATTATTATCGTCGTGCGAATGTAGAATCCAATTCCTTTGATGCTTCCTATCTGAAATTAAGAGAAATCAGTTTAACGTATGATTTTCCACAAAAATTAATTAAAAAAACAGGATTATCTCATGTATCATTAACGGCATTTGGACGAGATTTATGGATCATCAGTGATTTCCCTATGTATGATCCTGAAACTGCTGCACTGAATGGAAATTCATATGTTCCAGGAGTAGAAATGGGGCAAATGCCATCGACAGCTACTTATGGTTTAACCCTAAAAGCATCTTTCTAATCTTAATTCACATTACAACAATGAAAAAATATACAATCACATGCATAACTGCAATTTGCATGACCTTAGGCATAACATCTTGTACCGATCAATTTGAAGAAACCAACATCAACCCTAATTTAATTTCAGAAATCACTTCTGGAGCAGTTTTAAATCCAGTTATTTATACGATGCTCAGCAATAATACGGCTAAAAATTATGATATTACGGCCTAATTGATGCAAGTGCATATTCCTTATCCCAGCAATGCTTTAGGAGTACATCGTTATGATATTACCCAAGGGACAGGAAACTCTACATGGACCACGACATATACCCAATTGATTAATCTCGAAGAAATGCTAAAGGTGAGTCGTGAAAAAGGAGATGTAAACTATGAGGCCATTGCTTTGACGTTAAGGGCGTGGATGATGTCCAATTTAACAGATATGTTTGGGGATGTTCCCTTTTCGGAAGCAGCTCAGGGGGAATCAGGAAATTTTACGCCAAAATTTGATCGTCAAAAAGAGATTTACGCCAAAATTTTTGAGGACTTAGAATATGCCAATCATTTATATCAAAACAGTTTGGGGATGAAATATGGGGCAGATATTTTATTTCATGGCGACCTTACAAAATGGAGAAAATTAACGAATTCCCTTCACCTTCGTTTATTATTGCGGGTGTCCAATCAACCTGATTTTAATTCATGGGAACAAATGCAGCGTATTTTAAACGATGAAGCAACATATCCTGTGTTTACATCCAATGAAGATGCAGCTGTTTTGCAAGTAACAGGTATAGCACCTAATCTTTCGCCATGGCAACGCGAACAAGATTATCGCGATAATCGCGCATTCGCTTCTTTTTTTGTGGATGGGCTAAATGCTATGAATGATCCTCGCTTGCCTTTCTTTGTGACCCAAGCAAGTTCCAATGATGGTCAATTGTTAGGCTATCAAGGCATTCCAGCGGCTTATGATGGCAATAGTTCTCAATTTAACTTTACACCCTCGCGTCCCAATACCACTTTTGTAGAGGAACCCATGAAAATGGTCTTGATGTCTTATGCAGAAGTGGAGTTTATTAAAGCTGAAATGGCTTTAAAGGGTTACTTTTCAAATGCAGATTTGCATTATACCAATGGAATAAAGGCAGCTATTGCCTTGTGGACTGGAGCTGAACCTACAGAAGATTATCTGTTGCAAGAAAGTGTCGCATTCAATGGGACCTTGGAACAACTGATGACTCAGAAATATTATGCCTTATTTTTTACGGATTTTCAGCAATGGTACGAATACCGACGAACAGGATATCCTGTATTGCCTAAAACGACCACGATGTTGAATCAGCAGCAAGTTCCCAACCGTTTATTGTATCCTACTTCTGCCCAAAATTTAAATCCTATCCATTATCAACAGGCTGTGGAAGCGATGGGAGGAGATCGTATTGATGTAAAGGTATGGTGGGAATCTATTCCTTAATTATTCTAGAAATCAGGTATAAAGAAAGACTTTCAAAAGGAGAGTCTTTTTTTATGGAATAGAGTCCCATTTTAATTGGGTTTCAGCATCAAATATTTTTTGTTCTTCTTCTGAAAGGCGTTGACGCATTAATTTCAATGTATATCCTCCTGCTAATAGGTATTGGTTTTCAATCACCATCCAATCGGTAATAAGATCCATCGGGATTTCAATGAGATCATGCTGTTGAACTTCTGTTATATAGAGGGGTTGATTGTCGACTCTACCTGACAGTTGACCGTTTTCTTTGACAACATCAGTAATCCAAAGATGTTCTTTTCCGCCCGGATAAAGAATCCCTATTTTAATTGCAAATGTTCGGTTGTGTGGGGATTCTATGTAGTTTTCAAAGATGGAAAATTGAGCTTTTGCTTGGGCTATGGCATCATTCATTTCTGTATCATCATAGGCCATCCATGTCACATTTCGAGAATTCTGATTCTCCTCCGAAACTGATTTGAAAGGGGGGCTAGGTTGGCATGCCAAAAGGCAATACAACAAACTGATACTAAAAAGGGGTGTTAATGTGGTGGCTTTCATGCTTGCATGGCATTAGTCCTATAAAAATAGAATGATTTTGGGAATCCATGCCATTAAATCCATTTAAATTAAACAATAAAGGATAAAGTTATTAAATTTAATCCATGAACAAAAAACGAATGTTACGATTAATCATAGGTTGTTTATTTCTCCTATGGTCTTGCCAAGAAAATAAAATGCCCGATGGGGAAGAACAACAATCCCCTCTACCGTTAATAAAAGAAAAGGCTCAAGAAGCTTATCGCTTTATTCAAGCCCAAGGGATGAATACCGATTTTTGTGTATTGATTGACTTCAGTCTACATTCGGGACGTAAGCGTCTTTTTGTATGGGATTTTCAACAAAATCAAGTGGTGGAATCTTTCCTCGTAAGTCATGGCGCGGGATCTCACCCTTGGAGTGGAACAGCTTCTAAGGAAAGTCCTTCCTTTAGTAACGAAGATGGTAGTCATTTGTCTTCTCTAGGGAAATATGCGATTGGAGAGCGAGGATGGAGCAACTGGGGAATTCATGTGAAATATTTATTGCATGGATTAGAAGAACAAAATTCCAATGCTTTAAAACGAGTAATTGTGCTGCATTCTTGGGAAAGGGTTTCGGATAATGAAGTCTATCCCGAAGGTACACCGGAAGGATGGGGATGTCCCGCAGTTTCCAATCAAGCAATGGAGACGTTAGATGGTTATTTAAAAAATGTAAATCAACCCGTTTTATTATGGATTTATACCCATTAAATTAGAGAAAACAAAAGATTTTAAATGTTTAAAATCAGTAAGATAGAAAACGTTTTTTAATTGGAAAGGATAATTTATTTGTTTTATTAACTGAAATATGGGTTTTATAAATCGTCTTCTAAAATCGGTACAAATTGTCGTTTATTTGTACCATATAAATAAGCCTAACCAACTTAAACTTTATATAGCACATTTGATTTATTAGTGTATTTAGAATTCAAGTGTTATTTTTACAAACGTAGAGCGAGTTCAATGCCCCAATAATTGAATTCGCTTTTTTAAATTTTCTTATATTGTGTATTAAAAAAAGGACGATGAATTCTCATCGTCCTTTTTTTGTTTATTTTGAGTTGTTCTGTTTTTGTTAGGCAAAGTGGTACAAGAAAACCACATCTCCTGTATAGGCCTATTTCTTTTCTCCTTTGATTTCTAAATCAGCAGAAATAACCACTTTAATAATTCCTCTAAGATTCGAAATGGATTTTAATTTAGCATTTAAACGCACTTCATTATCGACTAAAACTGGTTGACCAAATTTGATATTTTCAATCCCATAATTAATTTCCATTTTTACATTATGAACCTCAGCAATTTGTTTCCATAAATAAGGGATTAATGACAATGTTAAATAACCGTGCGCAATCGTTGATTTAAACGGTCCTTCGTTTTGTGCTTTTTCCTCATTCACATGAATCCATTGGTGATCCAATGTCGCTTCAGCAAATTTATTGATTTGATCTTGATCAATTTTGTGCCAATCTGAAACTCCAATCGGTTTACCTTCAAATGCTTTGTATTCCTCGAAATTGTTTATGATAACCATTATTCTTAACTTTTAGTTGAGTTTGTTGACCAAAAGTAATGATATATATCTAATATTGGAAAAAAAAAAGGGGGCAATCAGAATTTATAACATTTTTTCACACTGATGTTAAAACTTCATCAAAATTTCTAATTCGTCAATAGAGGAAAAGAATTTTTAAAATCAATGATTTCATCCTATCTTTAAATCATTCATAAATCAATACATAAACAATTCAATATGGAAAATCACGGAGGAGATATCTCTAAATGCCCATTTCATAATGGGAGCATGCATCAAGGACAACCGAATAGTGTAGCTGGACGTGGAACACAAAATAAAGATTGGTGGCCTAACCAATTGAACTTAAATATTCTAAAACAACATGATACAAAAACCAATCCTATGGGAGAGGATTTTGATTATGCAGAAGAATTTAAAACACTCGATTTAGAAGCTTTAAAAGCAGATTTACATGCGTTAATGACGGATTCTCAGGATTGGTGGCCGGCTGATTTCGGACACTATGGACCATTATTTATTCGTATGGCTTGGCACTCTGCAGGAACATACCGTGTACAAGATGGTCGTGGTGGAGCTGGTGAAGGACAACAGCGCTTTGCGCCATTAAATTCATGGTCAGATAACGTGTCATTGGATAAAGCGCGTCGTTTGTTATGGCCGATCAAACAAAAATACGGACGTAAAATTTCGTGGGCAGATTTAATGATCTTAACAGGAAATGTAGCATTAGAATCTATGGGATTCAAAACTTTAGGATTTGCAGGAGGACGTGCTGATGTTTGGGAACCAAATCAAGATGTGTACTGGGGTTCTGAAAAAACATGGTTAGCTGGTGACGTACGTTACGGAAGTGGTGGATCATCGGGAGTGGAAGGTGATGATGTAATCATTACGGAAGATAGCAACAGTGAAAAACACCGTACACGTGATTTGGATAATCCATTGGCAGCAGTACAAATGGGATTAATCTATGTGAATCCAGAAGGACCAGATGGAAATCCTGATCCAATCGCTTCAGCTAAGGATATCCGTGAGACGTTTGGACGTATGGCCATGAATGATGAAGAAACATTGGCATTAATCGCTGGTGGACATACCTTCGGGAAAACGCATGGTGCAGGACCAGCAGATCATGTAGGAGAGGATCCAGAATCAGCAGGATTAGAAGCCCAAGGGTTAGGATGGCACAATACTTTTGGTACTGGTAAAGGGGGAGATACTATTACCTCAGGTCTAGAAGTAACTTGGACATCGAAACCAACGGAATGGTCGAACTTATTCTTATCGTACTTATTTGGATTCGAGTGGGAATTAACTCAATCACCTGCTGGCGCTCACCAATGGGTAGCGAAAGATGTGGGAGAAATTATTCCTCATGCACACGATCCAAATAAAAAATTACGTCCAACCATGTTAACGTCGGATTTAGCTTTACGTTTTGATCCAGAATATGAAAAAATTGGGCGTCGTTTCTTGGAAAATCCAGCTGAATTTGAAGATGCTTTCCGTAAAGCTTGGTTCAAATTGACACACCGTGATATGGGACCACGTAGCCGTTACTTAGGACCAGACGTACCACAAGAAGAATTTGTATGGCAAGATCCGATTCCAGCAGTTGATTATGAATTAATCAATGAAGATGATATCGCAAACTTAAAACAACAAATTTTAAGCTTAGGTTTATCGGTTTCTGAATTGGTGGGTACTGCATGGGCTTCTGCTTCAACGTTCCGTGGTTCAGACAAGCGTGGAGGAGCTAATGGGGCGCGTATCCGTTTAGAACCAATGAAAAACTGGGAAGTGAATAATCCAGTTCAATTAGCTAAAGTTTTAAAAGCTTACGAAGGATTACAAGCCTCTTTTGGTAAAAAAGTTTCTATTGCAGATTTAATTGTTTTAGGAGGTGCAGCAGGGATCGAGAAAGCTGCTAAAGATGCTGGTTATGATATTACAGTTCCATTTGCACCTGGTCGTGCAGACGCTTCGCAAGATCAAACGGATATTGAATCAATCCAATGGTTAGAGCCGGTAGCAGATGGTTTCAGAAACTATCGTAAATACACTAATAGGGCTGTTTCAACAGAGGAATTATTAATTGATAAAGCGCAATTATTAACATTAAATGTACCAGAATTAGTGGTATTATTTGGTGGTTTACGTGCGATTAATATCAATTACAATGGATCAAACCATGGAATTTTCACGGATCGTCCAGGGCAATTAACCAATGATTTCTTTGTAAATTTATTGGATATGTCGACTGAATGGAAAGCCATGGATCATTCGAAAGAAACATATTTAGGATCTTGTCGTAAAACAGGAGCGGCGAAATACACAGGGACTCGCAACGACTTAGTTTTCGGATCTAACTCTGAATTACGTTCTATTGCGGAAGTGTATGCTTCTGCAGATGCCAACGAAAAATTTGTCAATGATTTCGTTAAAGCATGGAACAAAGTTATGAATGCCGATCGATTTGATTTAAAATAATTTCATCGCATATAAATAAAAAAGGAGCTTGTACAAGCTCCTTTTTTTATGAAGTTTCCCTTCACTTAAGAACGGTTATCATCAGTTCAAATTAGAATGAGTTTAGATTTGAATAAATATTTAAAAATATTATTACAAAAAGTATTATTGTTTTTTAACATTTAATATCTTTAAAGTATATGTGGAATCACACGCATATAACACCAATTTATTTACATGAGAGCTGCGAACATTCAGTTGTTAGCGGCTCTTTTTGCTTTAGGTTTAAGACTTAAAGGAATTACGAATTACGATTTTTGCCTTACGCCTTACGCCTAATGAGTTTTGAGCCAAGACGTATAACGTACGACTTACCATGTATAACTTAAATCCTGCTGTCAGGCTGAGCATTCTAAGATAAAAACAAGTAATCAAGTAATTAATTTTACAAAAGGATCATTTCTTTTTGCGACGGCAAATATTCTTAAGACAATTTTGTTTGCAACAGCATTTAAAGCTGTAAGCTTATGCTTTCCTTTTTCTAATTTTTGTTCGTAATATTTTTTTAATTGAGGATCGTGCTGGATGGCACTTCCTGCAGCTTTAAATAAAATGGACTTTAGTGTTTTGTCCCTCAAAAAATGTGTTTTTGTCCGGCTTTTGACACTACTGCCTGACTGATAAGGAAATGGAGCTAAGCCACAATGACAATTAAATTTACGGGCATCTGTAAAGCGAGTAAAATTATCAGTTTCTATAATGCACTTAATTGACGTAATGGTACCAACACCTATAACAGAGGATATTTTTGTGTAGGTAGTATTTAGATCCTGACTTGATTTTACTATTTCCATCATTTGTTTTTCTAAATCTTGTATCGTGTTTTTGATGGATTTTAATTGTTTTTGCTCAAGCTTTATTAATTGTTTCAATGCTACTTTTTCATTTAGTATCATTTCCGCTTTTAAGCTATTTTGTATTTGTACTGACATTTTTACGTATCGTTCACGTGCTGTCATAAGTGCTTTTAACTTTCTTAATGATTCACAAGGCAATTTAAAAGGAGATAATTTATGATGATTTGTTATAATATAATCTGCAATTCTATAGGCGTCTACTGTATCAGATTTTCCACGCTGGAGTCCTAATGAGCGCTGGAGGTCTAATGGATTAATCAAATAGTAAGTAAACATATGCTCTTCTAAAAGCCAAGATAATAGTGCTCCGTAATGTCCTGTATGTTCAAGGGCAACAACTACATTCTCTTTGTCAATATTTTTCAGCCAAGTAAGAATTTCTCTTTCTTTGTTCGCAATCACACCTTGTTGGAGTTTTCTACGGCTGTCTCTTTCCAACATACAGAAATCAAGTGTGTCTTTAGAAACATCGATACCAATGATAAATTTTTTCATAAATTTGAATTTAGGAAAACAATTCTGACACAACCTAATTGGTTTAATTACTAACGCTATTAATAAGCCTTTATGCTTAACATTCTAAATGGTACTTAAAACCAAAGAGGAGAATAGGACTAATGCTCAGGATAAACCACTACGTTTAAGAGTCGAACTAGTTCACCTATTCCCTCTGGTTGTTCAGAAATTATCTTCATTAATAATAACTGAATTTATTAAATACAAATCTAATAGCTTGTCGAAGCCTATTGATTTGTTTTAAGGTATAAGACTTAAGGGAATTAGGAATTAGGAATTAGGAATTAGGAATTACGAAATACGAATTTTGCTTAACGCTTAACGCTTAACGCTTAACGCTTAACGCTTAACGGATTATGAGTTTTGAGTTTTGAGTCAAGACGTATAACGTACGACTTACCACGTATAACTTAAATCCTGCTGTCAGGCTGAGCCTGTCGAAGCCTTTTGATTAATTTTTAAGAAATAACCTAAAATGATCAATAAATTATAATTTTTTAATTTATAAAAATTTAAAGCTTCGAAATTTCAAAATCGAACATTAAGCTTAATTAAAAGAGCTGCAATTTTTCAGTTATTGCAGCCATTAGTAATGATATTAATATTGAACGATTAATTATTCACCAAGATAACGAATCGTAAAAGTTGAAATATTTCCTAAAAGTTTTATTGTTACAGTATTACTAGTACTATCACGATAATATCGATTAAATCGAAAATTTAATCGATCCCCACTGTTTAA from Faecalibacter sp. LW9 encodes:
- a CDS encoding murein L,D-transpeptidase catalytic domain-containing protein is translated as MNKKRMLRLIIGCLFLLWSCQENKMPDGEEQQSPLPLIKEKAQEAYRFIQAQGMNTDFCVLIDFSLHSGRKRLFVWDFQQNQVVESFLVSHGAGSHPWSGTASKESPSFSNEDGSHLSSLGKYAIGERGWSNWGIHVKYLLHGLEEQNSNALKRVIVLHSWERVSDNEVYPEGTPEGWGCPAVSNQAMETLDGYLKNVNQPVLLWIYTH
- a CDS encoding MaoC family dehydratase encodes the protein MVIINNFEEYKAFEGKPIGVSDWHKIDQDQINKFAEATLDHQWIHVNEEKAQNEGPFKSTIAHGYLTLSLIPYLWKQIAEVHNVKMEINYGIENIKFGQPVLVDNEVRLNAKLKSISNLRGIIKVVISADLEIKGEKK
- the katG gene encoding catalase/peroxidase HPI, whose amino-acid sequence is MENHGGDISKCPFHNGSMHQGQPNSVAGRGTQNKDWWPNQLNLNILKQHDTKTNPMGEDFDYAEEFKTLDLEALKADLHALMTDSQDWWPADFGHYGPLFIRMAWHSAGTYRVQDGRGGAGEGQQRFAPLNSWSDNVSLDKARRLLWPIKQKYGRKISWADLMILTGNVALESMGFKTLGFAGGRADVWEPNQDVYWGSEKTWLAGDVRYGSGGSSGVEGDDVIITEDSNSEKHRTRDLDNPLAAVQMGLIYVNPEGPDGNPDPIASAKDIRETFGRMAMNDEETLALIAGGHTFGKTHGAGPADHVGEDPESAGLEAQGLGWHNTFGTGKGGDTITSGLEVTWTSKPTEWSNLFLSYLFGFEWELTQSPAGAHQWVAKDVGEIIPHAHDPNKKLRPTMLTSDLALRFDPEYEKIGRRFLENPAEFEDAFRKAWFKLTHRDMGPRSRYLGPDVPQEEFVWQDPIPAVDYELINEDDIANLKQQILSLGLSVSELVGTAWASASTFRGSDKRGGANGARIRLEPMKNWEVNNPVQLAKVLKAYEGLQASFGKKVSIADLIVLGGAAGIEKAAKDAGYDITVPFAPGRADASQDQTDIESIQWLEPVADGFRNYRKYTNRAVSTEELLIDKAQLLTLNVPELVVLFGGLRAININYNGSNHGIFTDRPGQLTNDFFVNLLDMSTEWKAMDHSKETYLGSCRKTGAAKYTGTRNDLVFGSNSELRSIAEVYASADANEKFVNDFVKAWNKVMNADRFDLK
- a CDS encoding IS110 family transposase; protein product: MKKFIIGIDVSKDTLDFCMLERDSRRKLQQGVIANKEREILTWLKNIDKENVVVALEHTGHYGALLSWLLEEHMFTYYLINPLDLQRSLGLQRGKSDTVDAYRIADYIITNHHKLSPFKLPCESLRKLKALMTARERYVKMSVQIQNSLKAEMILNEKVALKQLIKLEQKQLKSIKNTIQDLEKQMMEIVKSSQDLNTTYTKISSVIGVGTITSIKCIIETDNFTRFTDARKFNCHCGLAPFPYQSGSSVKSRTKTHFLRDKTLKSILFKAAGSAIQHDPQLKKYYEQKLEKGKHKLTALNAVANKIVLRIFAVAKRNDPFVKLIT